In Pseudofrankia saprophytica, one genomic interval encodes:
- a CDS encoding ATP-binding protein, with product MVDTSSMNGGTPSDSTDGEAPMDSGPPSPSQAVSTCPLPRAGVASMTCFESSGGRDPNRLSSGSPRTPELSTTSAAAKALPAGMPRQLTVRDKVEANRSIVRWLASTPAAPAVARWQTHATLSGWRLLSLLDDAQLVISELVANAVTASTNTNTPDPLSHWIAVRLTDTDRRLVIEVFDTAPAMPARSMPDPLAESGHGLHLVDALATWGSYPTATGPGKIVWAALDHDRPEAGRGDESRSLPRRAPTALAVGDAPAVHDLVLLRRIRDGLLTGVSPRTGCALSERRSASAPVRTKSRP from the coding sequence GTGGTGGACACGTCGAGCATGAACGGTGGCACGCCAAGCGACAGCACTGACGGCGAGGCGCCCATGGACTCGGGACCACCTTCGCCAAGCCAAGCGGTATCGACTTGCCCCCTCCCTCGCGCCGGAGTGGCCTCCATGACCTGCTTCGAATCTTCCGGAGGTCGCGACCCGAATCGGCTGTCCTCCGGATCCCCTCGCACGCCAGAGCTGTCAACTACCAGCGCAGCGGCAAAGGCCCTGCCCGCCGGCATGCCGCGGCAGTTGACGGTGCGTGACAAGGTGGAAGCGAATCGCTCGATCGTGCGATGGCTGGCCTCCACCCCGGCCGCACCTGCCGTCGCCCGTTGGCAGACACACGCGACGCTGTCGGGATGGCGGCTGCTCTCGCTTCTGGACGACGCGCAGCTCGTGATCAGCGAGCTTGTCGCCAATGCGGTCACCGCCTCCACGAACACCAACACGCCGGACCCGCTCTCCCATTGGATCGCCGTTCGGCTCACCGACACTGACCGCCGACTTGTGATCGAGGTCTTCGACACCGCGCCCGCCATGCCCGCCCGCTCCATGCCCGACCCGCTGGCCGAGTCCGGACACGGACTCCACCTCGTCGACGCGCTGGCCACCTGGGGCTCCTATCCGACTGCGACAGGGCCAGGCAAGATTGTCTGGGCCGCGTTGGACCATGACAGGCCCGAGGCCGGCCGCGGTGACGAGTCGCGGTCTCTGCCTCGCCGGGCGCCGACGGCTCTCGCGGTCGGTGACGCTCCGGCTGTCCATGACCTGGTCCTGCTACGACGGATCCGCGACGGCCTTCTCACCGGGGTAAGCCCGCGCACGGGCTGTGCCCTGTCGGAGCGCCGCAGCGCGTCCGCTCCCGTCCGGACGAAATCGCGACCGTGA
- a CDS encoding SAM-dependent methyltransferase, whose protein sequence is MTTSDSPSQASGTELYMNRPHSARMYDYYLDGKNSYPADQEAAEAVLRDFPQARTVARCNRAFLGRAVRYLATMGRIRQFLDIGTGIPTSPNLHEIAQSIAPDARIVYVDNDPLVLVHARALLTSRPEGATAYLDADLRDPEKILGSAEVRDTFDLSLPVALSLNAILHFIPDADDPYGIVQTLLDALPDGSHLVLTHATADFAPEQADKAAAVYQARGISVRARSLAEVERFFTGLDLAPPGLTVAHRWQPDNDAPDSELTDADVSCYAAVARRHLDR, encoded by the coding sequence ATGACCACGAGCGATTCACCGTCCCAAGCATCGGGCACGGAGCTGTACATGAACCGGCCGCATTCGGCCCGTATGTATGACTACTACCTGGACGGTAAGAACAGCTATCCCGCCGATCAGGAGGCCGCCGAGGCGGTCCTGCGTGACTTTCCCCAGGCGCGGACAGTGGCCAGGTGCAATCGGGCGTTCCTGGGCCGTGCGGTCAGGTATCTCGCCACCATGGGGAGGATCCGCCAGTTCCTGGATATCGGCACCGGGATCCCGACCTCGCCGAACCTGCACGAGATCGCACAGTCGATCGCTCCCGACGCCCGGATCGTCTACGTCGACAACGATCCGCTCGTTCTGGTGCACGCCCGCGCTTTGCTGACCAGCCGGCCAGAAGGCGCCACCGCTTACCTGGACGCCGACCTACGCGACCCGGAGAAGATCCTCGGCTCCGCCGAGGTACGTGACACCTTCGATCTGTCCCTCCCGGTCGCCTTGTCCCTGAACGCGATCCTGCATTTCATCCCCGACGCCGACGACCCCTACGGCATCGTTCAGACGCTGCTCGACGCGCTGCCCGACGGCAGCCACCTGGTCCTCACGCACGCCACCGCCGACTTCGCCCCCGAGCAGGCCGACAAGGCCGCGGCCGTCTACCAGGCCCGTGGCATCTCCGTCCGAGCACGCAGCCTGGCCGAAGTCGAACGCTTCTTCACCGGCCTCGACCTGGCCCCGCCCGGGCTCACCGTCGCGCACCGCTGGCAACCCGACAATGACGCACCAGACAGCGAGCTGACCGACGCCGACGTGTCCTGCTACGCAGCCGTAGCACGCCGCCACCTCGACCGCTGA